aaataaattagGTGATACTACGACAGAGAGAAAGGATCAGCACTCTCACTTACGCATTTCTGTTTAAGAGTCATTAAGAGCATAGATTGAAAAGGAATAATTTGATAATCTGAACATTAAAATGTGCTTCTTGTTCCAGTCTGTCCCCTGCCCATCAGAcctggttgccatggcagcacagagacaaactaAGATCGAGCGGTACCGTCAGAAGAAGGCGCTGGAAACCAGACTGTCACATGTTAAAAGTGCCATAGACAGCGGACAGGACGATGATGAAGTCAACCGAGATTTTTACCTTCTGAACGTCCAGAGATGGGTGACTGTGTGTCTGGAGGAAATCGAGAGTATTGATCAGGAGGTGGAGATACTCAGCAAGATGGATGTTCTAAAGCAGAGTGCTGCCAAGCAACCAAGTCAGCCGGTCAGGCCTCCCATGAAACCATTCATCCTCACCAAGAATACTCTACAGGTGAGTCTTTGTGTAGGGCTTGTTTTACATGCCTAAAAGTCTTAAGAGCCTTAATTCAGTACTTTGTAGAAGCCAATTGGAGAATAGCTTAATCTTAAATTTAGCTGAGCAAAATCTGTACAAGCTTTTCACACCTGGATTTTATCTCTCTGATGCTCCTAACATGCCAAATAAAAAGCACTTCAGCTGCATTTTGCATGAACTGATGTTTGTTGGATTGCATTAACAACAGTCATCATCTCTCTGGCTAATGAAGCTAACACAACTCGTCCAATCAAAGTGAAATACCTTTCGATCTCCAAAAATCTGACAGTTCTTTAAACAAGAGAAGTGCAGATGGTATGTAAACACAAACGGGTCAATTGAACTGTTGGAACAGCAGGACACTTACGGACTGAGTTGCATTTAAACAGTCCTCTCAAAGATGGCAGGTCTCAGTGTTACAGGCCGTTAGTGTTGTCACTGTACCAACATGTATTTGAATACTTTTCGgtacttttccaaataaaaagagaacacaaaaaatgtcattatcgactttattttaatagaaaatcttagaactataacattatgcatcagtaattaaaataaaataccacaaagaCAGGCTTAAATTTTTTCCAGCACTACTTTTGTGGAGAGTGAAGGGGGCTGGCGTTGCTTGCTTTTAGCACTTAATGTGGCTTTGTTTTCATGGGTATATAAGTTATTACCTGTCGTTCTCTGTACTCCTTGTGCAGGTCTGGGTGCTTGTCCTTCAAGTGTTTTGTCAAGTTGGAAGTGTTTCCACCCTTGGCCACACATGTTTTGTAACACCGTTTGCATGCGGTGACGTCATGCGacgacgtaaaaaaaaaaaaaaaaaagtaccggTCTTATAGTACCATTTTAAATCCATCAGTACCCCGGTACCAATTTAGTACTGGTATACCGAACAACCCTACAGGCCATCATATTTGACAGAGTGCATTTGTCTCGTCCACAGGCTCAGGTTTTCGGGCCTGGCTACCCAAGCCTTCCCACTATGACAGTAGATGACTGGTATGAACagcacaggaaacatggagtcctGCCTGATCAGGCAATATCTAAGAGGATCGCCGTGGATGACGACGCTAATGCAATGGagggggaagaagaggaaaaagagaaaaaagctgaaaaggatgATGAAGAGTCTCTGCTGAAAGCCAGAAACTGGGATGAGTGGAAAGACACTCATCGCAGGGGTTATGGAAATCGCCACAACATGGGCTAACTGTTCCCAGCATAGTGTGTGTCCATCAGACCGACTCAGTGGACATGGCACAGTTCCCTAAATTTGAAGGTATGAGAACGAAATGCATAGCATTGCCTGACCACCCTGCTGACTTCTCTGACTGATTTATGTGCAGGTAGACAGTACAGCTGAAATATCATTGTGTTAAATTTGCAGTCATTTACAGCTAAAGAGTTCTCTGTGGTGCCATTTGTTTCACCCAATCTTAATAAGTCAGTCGTGATGCCTATGTTTTCCCCTCACAATGTCGCTGGAGAATAAAGAATGATCAAACCACTCAAGCCGTCAAAACACCACCatcttttctttgacattgtaaCACACGTTCTTGGGCCTAATACtgtaattatcattatttcaATTGTTTCAATGAAGTTGGCTTCTtctctgaacaaacacatgTCGTGTTTACTTAAGTCTCCATCTGTAATTTATTGCAAAGAGTATCCTGATGCAGTAGAATTACTGTGTACATCATCCTTGAGTTCAACTGAGAAAATCCCTTTCGTGTCATTGACTAATGTCttaatataacaacattcaattATTTAGAAATATTGGGCACCATTTGCATATTCTTCCAAGCATGCATTGTATTAAGATTAAAAGGTTTCCTCAATCCTTTTTTCTGATATGAAATTcaatgtcttgttttcttttagtttctcaGATGGTCTTTTTGTCCTCAAGTTTACCCCATTCCACAGGTGTCCAATGCATTTTATTCATAGCAAATCTGTAAGAAATCATAATTataattttgatttttttttgcttgtttaaAGTAATGAACAGAGgctttaatttgacttttaataATTTTACTCCTTGCGCACTGGTTTCTGGCTGTCTGTCATTTAAGTGTCATGTATAGTGAAAGTCAGCAGGGGCCCCACAGGCAGTTCATCTGGTCCTGAGACAAAAAAGGGTACTGTGCAGGGCTGTAGTGGAGGTTAAACGCACATAAACACCATTTATGTACCATTTTAAttacaaaatataaattattgtCCAATTTGTTTAAAAGTTTGAGTCAAATTCCACATCATTGTTTCCTGAGCATCACTGTTGCCTGGCTCCCGTCTCCTTAGCAGACAGCGCTCGCAGCTTGCACACTCTATAAAGTAATAGGAAATTGCAACACAATTACAAGTAATGTAGTCCCTCAAATTGTTCTAAGGTtgcatttcataatttttttaacCCCACACCAGTAGAAAtgaacaacaataatgataataaaatgctAAATTATTGGTCTACATGATTCCATATCAGTTCTTGTCTCCTATATATAATATCGTATATGGATGACTGAAGTTAAAGtgacagtgtgtagaattttgtgatatctcgTGCTAAaattgcatgttacagctgaacacccctaaccttaccctctccttccaaacataaaaaaagaaactggtaGTCTTgggttgtcataaaaactcaaaaggtgttaagtttgtccagtctggactaatgttaaaaaacatgaggcctccgtagagagggtcccctcgatgtaaatataaagtatctgaatataaagagccttttctggggtaaagaaaactacaattcatccaatttagattaaattaactagtgaaaacatcatgaggattattctacataaaatttctgccaatagttccctttcacctaaatcttacgcactggacctttaattcaCCTTTTTAACAAAGGCCTCAGAGAGCTGGCCGAAAATGATCGTTTatccaccttttttttcttcttttttttttaccaccaCAGCACTGGTCCTGTAAAGTTAGTGTGATTTGACTAAATGGTCATCGCAAAATACTAATGATGGCTGAaaagtgttttatgtttgtACATCCGGGTCGACATgcgacatgaaaaaaaaatcgaaACCGGAAGTCCTATCACACCGTTCCTCAGCAGCTTGACTAATGGCCCTCTGACTGCAGTTGCCAGCTAACCTTGCGGATCAGTCCTTGACGAGGCCAGGAGTTGTCCGTGTGCAACGATAGGTACAGTACCTTTAGTGAGTTGTGTCCTTTCCGTCTGTGTCAGTCCTCTGAGACCAGCCGTAATGAATAAGCAAAGCTGTGCTAATTTAGCTAATGCTATCTGAACTTGAACCTCCGACAACGGGTATAGGTAATTGAAATCTATGCTGTGTGTGCTGTAGTTTCAAGGTTTTCATATGCCTCGAGAGAGGTGTCAGGTCGTATCACTGTATACATCCTTCCTCTGGGGCTGTTCACAGCTCAGTTCTCGTCATATTGTCCTCAGTGCTACCTCGGAGCTAACTGCAGCCCTTTAGCCCTTTATTAACTACCTTTGCTCAGCGTGTAAGGCAAAAACCGTCCAACCAGCCACTGCCCCTCTATTCTTGGCATTACGGGACATGTGCTCATTGATTACACGAGGCATCAGAATTTGGTGCTCAGGGTGCACGAAAAGTTTCATTGACTTCGCTTTGGTTTGAAAGATCCACAAAGCTGAGCACAGAACCTCTGAACCAAAATCATTCAAAACTTTCTGAAGGCTAAAATGGTAGTGGTTGCACACAAGGCAGCAATAAATGTCATACAAGGACAAATAAGTTAAAAAgtttaacaaaacaatttaaataacTTGAGAAATGTCTGCTCTTCAGTGTAATGACTATAACAAATTGTTAACAGTTTCTATGAATATAATAACCTAGTGGTAGCTGTTCTCAGATCAACACTGTGTTATTGTAATGTTAGAGACAGGAATAAATAACGACTTATTGAAGTGAACTACTTGACAAGCACAGAAATGCCTTGACTGAACAGCTGAGGCGTTATAATGCAAGTCTAGAGCAGGAGTGGTCAGTTATATTTTCCTGAGGGGCCACATGAGAAACATTGAATTTTGTCACACCGTACATATAATTTACCACTAGATtaaatcatatatattataaactTACTCCtatttttcagtatttattaatgataaaatcatTACAAACGGCTTATTTTTAATATGatgtagaaatataaataaagatatatcTTAACCTTGACTCATCTCACCAAACCATTGTTCTgtcttctccatctgtctccaaGAAAATAagattataatattattatgcTGGTCAATGACATGACACTAATTCTTTTGTGTCCATAGGGTTTAGTAAAATTTAAAAGGCtgaaaattttaaaataaacatacaaattACTTGCACACATTCTTTTCTTGAGGGTGTATTCTAAAATTTCTGGATTTTATAGATTATGAGAGAATATTCGGGGGATGATGGCAATGTGAGGTAACCATAAAAACTTTGTACCAAATAATTTAACTTGCTTACTAGTTTGGCATAATCTTGAATTTGTGTTGATTaatattgaataaaataaatggaataaataagtaaagtctaaatattatttattttttggaatCATGCAAGTCAAGTCAACTCTTAAAGTATCAAGGTGGTGTAACCACCATTCAAAATCATTTTGGTATAAGACCATATGACAGGAAATCATATTATAGAGAAGttactctctctttttttttaaagtgatgtCTTTAGGATATGGTCAGGTGTGCTTTGGTTATATGTCAAATGGTATGACCCAAGATAAACATTGATAATTGATCAAAATcgtaaattaaatttaaatttttcaaaaACTGTGTTTGAAATCTTTACACATGTGTACTGCTTACAGTACGTGTCATTGATAATGCCTTCCGAATTTGAATTGAAATGTCAAATGGTATAACCAGTTCCACCAGTTGACTGCTATTACAAACCTTTTGGTTAATGGCTAATTTTGTGAAATATCAGCAGTTTATGatactgatttaaaaatgtgattaacaAAGTGgaacttttaaaaagtttctactgttattttctttgttttaaagtgATTTATCGACAACTTTAAATCTGTGAAGACATAAATGAACCATTTCTTGAtaattttcttcatttaaaaataatgacgAAACACTAAGTTCAATAAATCTTTTTGACTTTCATGCTTGATTTTTAGTGTAAATTTTCTCAAGAAACAATGGCCTTTGACTGTAAAAGCATCATGGTCAGGTGGTGTAACTGGTTTGTGTCAGTTGGAGTAACCAGTAATTTTCATAAAAATATGATAATATACAGGAAAGTTCATGCGGAATAAAATGTAAGTGTAATTACATAGTTTGTGCacgatttttttaaagattatttaGAGAACAAAAAGTGTTCAGCATATGTCCTGTTCAGGATTGCAACAATccatactttttaaaaatagataatccaaaaaaaaaaaaaaaaattccatgtggtataaaatgaaatatttatttaatacacTTGCATAAACTCTAGTCTTGTCTTTTAAAAGGCaatggtgaaaatgtaatttaaatttaCACTAAGCCAACATAAGTACAACATATACATTTTAACAAACCTGAAGcatgcttttaaaatattttaaaatatttttgaatttcTCATGATGCCAACCCTTATTTGGGGTGGCACAGGGGTTAGAGctgtcgtcctctaaccagacgTTCGGCGATTCAACCCCAGTCTTCCCAATTCCGAATGCTGAACtctccttgggcaagatattgaacccAAAATTGCCACTTGCTGCACAAAGATTCAttgtgtgaataggtgaatggcaaactaCAGTAAAGGGCTTTGAGTGGTgatcaagacaagaaaagtgcCATATAAATACACGTACCTGTTATCTGGGTCAATGACAAATATATCTTCTAAAAAGGTATTTAGGAAAAATCTTCATATAGATTTAATTTTTGAGTCCAGAAAATTGTGTCTCATTTgttaaataacttttaaaactgctacaatacatttttcaacAGTACCTATGATTCATTTAGGTGAAATCTTTGGCAATTATCCCATAGAGCAGTGGTCGCCAACC
This window of the Paralichthys olivaceus isolate ysfri-2021 chromosome 9, ASM2471397v2, whole genome shotgun sequence genome carries:
- the igbp1 gene encoding immunoglobulin-binding protein 1, with amino-acid sequence MAECENNHDNRLLSNSDTVHPNLSELLDRGWKIFEEVDSTNLPLGSSSIQVGVKRGIGMLEEASTMVAQLNLFSRNEELEEVSTADLKYLLLPALLGALTMKQTNRDKRLQIVQTARAYFMDFLRRCKDYNISHIKMPDPSCVDAPENGSAAAKSVPCPSDLVAMAAQRQTKIERYRQKKALETRLSHVKSAIDSGQDDDEVNRDFYLLNVQRWVTVCLEEIESIDQEVEILSKMDVLKQSAAKQPSQPVRPPMKPFILTKNTLQAQVFGPGYPSLPTMTVDDWYEQHRKHGVLPDQAISKRIAVDDDANAMEGEEEEKEKKAEKDDEESLLKARNWDEWKDTHRRGYGNRHNMG